The Zygosaccharomyces rouxii strain CBS732 chromosome A complete sequence genome window below encodes:
- the LYS12 gene encoding homoisocitrate dehydrogenase (highly similar to uniprot|P40495 Saccharomyces cerevisiae YIL094C LYS12 Homo-isocitrate dehydrogenase an NAD-linked mitochondrial enzyme required for the fourth step in the biosynthesis of lysine in which homo-isocitrate is oxidatively decarboxylated to alpha-ketoadipate) translates to MFRSSVAKVAARRAYSAPKSMKIGLIPGDGIGKEVIPAGKQVLEALGSKHGLQFDFIDLKAGWEAFQQQGKALPDDTVKVLKEQCQGALFGAVQSPTTKVAGYSSPIVALRKELGLYANVRPVKSVEKGNDRNVDMIIVRENTEDLYIKTEKTYVDEATGTRVAEAIKRISEVATRKIATIALDISLQRLKSRGHATLTVTHKSNVLSQSDGLFREICKDVYEKNKDKYGEVKYNEQIVDSMVYRMFREPECFDVVVAPNLYGDILSDGAAALVGSLGVVPSANVGPEIVIGEPCHGSAPDIAGKGISNPIATIRSTALMLEFLGHPEPAQDIYKAVDANLIKGDVNTPDLGGKATTQQVVDDILSKI, encoded by the coding sequence ATGTTTAGATCAAGTGTAGCCAAGGTAGCAGCTCGCAGAGCTTATTCTGCACCAAAATCTATGAAGATTGGGTTGATCCCAGGTGATGGTATCGGTAAAGAAGTCATTCCTGCTGGTAAGCAAGTTTTAGAGGCTTTGGGTTCTAAGCATGGATTGCAATTTGACTTTATTGACTTGAAAGCTGGTTGGGAAGCTTTCCAGCAACAAGGTAAGGCTTTGCCTGATGATACCGTTAAGGTCTTAAAAGAACAGTGTCAAGGTGCTCTATTCGGTGCTGTCCAAAGCCCTACCACTAAGGTGGCAGGTTattcttcaccaattgTTGCTCTCAGAAAGGAACTAGGTCTTTACGCCAACGTGCGTCCAGTTAAATCCGTAGAGAAGGGCAACGATAGAAACGTTGATATGATTATCGTAAGAGAAAACACTGAAGACCTTTACATCAAGACTGAAAAAACCTATGTGGATGAAGCTACTGGAACTAGAGTTGCTGAAGCcatcaagagaattagTGAGGTGGCCACCAGAAAGATTGCTACTATTGCCCTGGATATCTCTTTGCAAAGATTGAAGAGCAGAGGTCATGCTACTTTAACTGTTACTCACAAGTCTAATGTGCTATCTCAAAGTGATGGTCTCTTTAGAGAGATTTGCAAGGATGTCTACGAGAAGAACAAGGACAAATATGGTGAAGTCAAGTACAACGAACAGATTGTGGATTCAATGGTCTACAGAATGTTCAGAGAACCAGAATGCTTTGATGTCGTAGTCGCACCAAACTTGTACGGTGATATCTTGTCTGATGGTGCAGCCGCTCTTGTTGGTTCCCTTGGTGTGGTCCCTAGTGCTAACGTGGGTCCAGAAATTGTTATCGGTGAACCTTGTCACGGTTCAGCTCCTGATATTGCAGGTAAAGGTATTTCTAACCCAATCGCTACCATTAGATCTACAGCACTAATGCTGGAATTCTTAGGTCACCCCGAACCTGCTCAGGACATTTACAAGGCTGTTGATGCTAATTTAATCAAAGGAGACGTTAATACTCCTGACTTGGGCGGTAAGGCCACCACACAACAAGTGGTCGATGATATCTTGtccaaaatttaa
- a CDS encoding uncharacterized protein (similar to uniprot|P53962 Saccharomyces cerevisiae YNL035C Hypothetical ORF) produces the protein MSYSLVNSESFGNNNWCLNLQPAYQHSLLASLSNGQVHQLDWQTGKSIAHIKTGEVAVNKLKLINNDHENESTYATATMGAVKIWDIRSNNCLATISNDKNAPFLSLDSRHNMLACGTELSGSDAELHIYDVRKWDSPLRSLVDSHHDDITDIAFHPSDPNVLMSGSTDGYTNIYDLRQAEEEDALHQVINFASIHSCGWLAPRRIFTLSHMETFSIHELNDKSDEAKEPRPVEFNDVRESWGCDYVVDIHPGYVACGNSQEGIGKLRILPFQGEQVDTNNAIDINAAHGDEVVRDVFVPARNSKLLYSCGEDGSVKTWENKSGPLNVTDEFWDYSQLLNVLDEQPVVVEEPKETKHSKKKHSKSKKSNKQRFKPY, from the coding sequence atgagtTATTCACTTGTGAATTCTGAGTCATTTGGGAATAACAACTGGTGTTTGAATCTTCAACCTGCCTACCAACATTCGCTTTTGGCCAGTTTAAGCAATGGTCAAGTTCATCAATTAGATTGGCAAACTGGCAAATCTATTGCACACATAAAAACAGGGGAAGTCGCTGTGAACAAGCTGAAGCTCATTAATAATGATCATGAAAATGAATCTACTTATGCTACTGCTACTATGGGTGCTGTCAAAATATGGGATATAAGATCTAATAACTGTTTGGCAACTAtttctaatgataaaaatgcaCCTTTTCTGTCATTAGATTCTCGTCATAATATGTTAGCATGTGGTACAGAATTAAGTGGATCAGATGCAGAACTACATATCTATGATGTTAGAAAATGGGATTCGCCGCTTAGATCGCTAGTGGATTCACATCACGATGATATTACCGATATTGCATTCCATCCAAGTGACCCCAATGTACTCATGAGTGGATCTACTGATGGGTATACAAACATTTACGATTTAAGAcaagcagaagaagaggatgcATTGCATCAGGTAATAAATTTTGCGTCGATTCATTCTTGCGGTTGGTTAGCACCAAGGAGAATATTCACCCTCTCTCACATGGAAACATTTTCCATTCACGAATTGAACGATAAATCTGATGAAGCTAAAGAACCTCGTCCAGTAGAATTTAATGATGTTCGTGAATCCTGGGGGTGTGATTACGTCGTTGATATTCATCCTGGATACGTGGCTTGTGGTAATTCACAAGAAGGTATCGGTAAACTACGTATTTTGCCTTTCCAAGGTGAACAGGTAGATACTAATAATGCGATTGATATTAATGCTGCACACGGTGATGAAGTCGTAAGAGACGTCTTTGTTCCTGCCCGTAATTCTAAATTACTCTACTCATgtggtgaagatggtaGCGTCAAAACATGGGAGAACAAATCAGGACCCTTGAATGTTACTGACGAGTTCTGGGATTACTCCCAACTGTTGAATGTGTTGGATGAACAACCTGTTGTCGTCgaagaaccaaaggaaACCAAGCATagcaagaagaagcatAGCAAGAGCAAGAAAAGCAACAAGCAACGTTTTAAACCATACTAA
- a CDS encoding Ark/Prk/Nak family serine/threonine-protein kinase (similar to uniprot|P40494 Saccharomyces cerevisiae YIL095W PRK1 Protein serine/threonine kinase regulates the organization and function of the actin cytoskeleton through the phosphorylation of the Pan1p-Sla1p-End3p protein complex) has protein sequence MNHPEIPTYTPGTVLSVGTHHAKILKYIASGGFAQVYSAEMFPADTPTGTNKVCLKRVIIPEKAGLNALRAEVNAMKLLKGSKHVVCYIDSHAARSLLQNGTYEVFLLMEFCTAGGLIDFMNTRLQNRLKEYEILNIMSQVTQGIAAMHALQPPLIHRDIKIENVLISADGEYKVCDFGSVSGPIRPPRNPQEFAFVQHDILKNTTAQYRSPEMIDLYRCQAIDEKSDIWALGIFLYKLCYYTTPFEKGGDQAILHSRYQFLAHPIYSDRLKNLISWMLSQQPMQRPNICQVLEEVSRMQGVSSPMRNFYLLRAMQHTNTSTSFITPPVSMVNTNTFMAPPAQVAPLTPAQSLGANGMPVGVTPQPMPIMAKTRSGISTGGNIFPGAANPMVVPTQLGPAQVAGPVPMGSQDMSSGILPPFNRASTLPTDGFSTGPGKDGGVITSAVNTGPETIKDRPFNYVDSETQTSDAGSITTSKPYLHPSAVSSTRSLPAQNADHDSRPRSSSLDFKSAARKKPADEEILENLIALSNRRDDPNKRNSFNSFNSSPIGQRSPTGGANVPTTPDSLARIKSNPDTKESIQKKVQSLLKAAEDSPKNKSTSEIVNIRTTTSSFSENGLRKTTSNVENGKSTTRSIKTPSSVNGKSESKSKPPPPPPKPEHLRPKKPPKPAFLSGKRKEPEVLLNEVKDAVMDSNVDTIETDV, from the coding sequence ATGAATCATCCCGAAATTCCTACATATACCCCTGGTACTGTATTATCTGTCGGAACTCATCATgcaaagattttgaagtATATTGCAAGTGGTGGGTTTGCTCAAGTTTATTCAGCCGAGATGTTTCCTGCTGATACGCCCACTGGAACCAATAAAGTATGTTTGAAAAGAGTTATAATTCCTGAGAAGGCTGGATTAAATGCTCTGAGAGCAGAAGTCAACGCtatgaaacttttgaaggGTAGTAAGCATGTGGTTTGTTATATCGATTCGCATGCTGCAAGATCTCTCTTACAAAATGGTACTTACGAAGTGTTTTTATTAATGGAATTTTGTACTGCAGGTGGATTGATAGATTTTATGAATACTAGGTTACAAAACAGATTGAAGGAATATGAAATTCTGAACATTATGAGCCAGGTGACTCAAGGTATTGCCGCTATGCATGCTTTACAACCCCCACTGATACACCGTGATATaaagattgaaaatgttCTGATTTCCGCTGATGGTGAATACAAAGTTTGCGATTTTGGATCTGTAAGTGGTCCTATTCGTCCACCAAGAAACCCTCAAGAATTTGCCTTTGTGCAACATGATATTCTAAAGAACACTACAGCTCAATACAGATCTCCGGAAATGATCGATCTCTATCGTTGTCAagcaattgatgaaaaatcaGATATTTGGGCCCTAGGGATTTTCCTCTACAAACTCTGTTATTATACCacaccttttgaaaaaggtgGTGATCAAGCCATTTTGCACTCAAGATATCAATTCTTGGCTCATCCCATTTACAGTGACCGTctaaaaaatttgatcagTTGGATGTTATCCCAACAACCCATGCAGAGACCTAATATCTGTCAAGTTCTGGAAGAGGTGTCTAGGATGCAGGGAGTCAGTAGCCCCATGAGAAATTTTTATCTATTGAGAGCCATGCAACATACGAATACGAGTACTTCTTTCATTACTCCACCTGTATCTATGGTGAATACCAATACCTTTATGGCTCCTCCTGCACAAGTGGCTCCTTTAACGCCAGCACAGTCCTTGGGTGCTAATGGTATGCCCGTAGGGGTGACTCCTCAACCTATGCCCATCATGGCAAAAACAAGATCTGGTATCAgtactggtggtaataTTTTCCCAGGTGCAGCAAATCCAATGGTGGTACCTACTCAGCTGGGACCTGCTCAAGTGGCGGGACCTGTACCAATGGGTAGCCAAGATATGTCCTCTGGCATACTGCCGCCTTTTAACAGAGCTAGCACATTGCCAACGGATGGTTTCTCTACTGGTCCAGGGAAGGATGGTGGTGTAATCACAAGTGCAGTCAATACTGGCCCAGAGACAATAAAAGATAGGCCATTTAACTACGTGGATTCTGAAACTCAAACATCTGATGCGGGATCTATAACAACTTCAAAGCCTTACTTACATCCATCAGCGGTTTCTTCTACTCGTTCGTTGCCAGCACAAAATGCAGACCATGATTCAAGACCCAGATCTTCCAGTCTGGATTTCAAGAGTGCTGCTCGCAAGAAACCGGCTGATGAGGAAATCCTAGAGAACTTGATTGCCTTGTCTAACAGACGCGATGATCCTAACAAGCGTAAtagtttcaattctttcaattcttcgCCAATAGGACAAAGAAGTCCAACTGGGGGTGCAAACGTTCCAACTACGCCCGATTCTCTAGCAAGGATTAAGAGCAACCCAGATACAAAGGAGTCTATCCAGAAAAAGGTTCAATCATTACTCAAAGCAGCAGAGGATTCGCCAAAGAACAAAAGTACTTCCGAAATTGTTAATATAAGAACGacaacatcatcattttcagaGAATGGTCTCAGGAAGACTACTTCCAACGTGGAGAATGGCAAGTCAACCACCAGGAGCATCAAGACTCCATCCTCAGTTAATGGAAAATCGGAATCTAAATCCAAACCACCTCCACCTCCACCTAAACCTGAGCATTTGAGACCTAAAAAACCTCCTAAACCAGCCTTCCTTTCAGGTAAAAGGAAAGAGCCCGAAGTTTTGCTAAATGAAGTTAAGGATGCAGTAATGGATTCGAATGTTGACACAATAGAAACCGATGTTTAG
- the HDA1 gene encoding histone deacetylase HDA1 (highly similar to uniprot|P53973 Saccharomyces cerevisiae YNL021W HDA1 Putative catalytic subunit of a class II histone deacetylase complex that also contains Hda2p and Hda3p Hda1p interacts with the Hda2p-Hda3p subcomplex to form an active tetramer deletion increases histone H2B H3 and H4 acetylation) gives MNTDNPVKQEDEGSKRKLEESPNGPVEKKPNVASVSNGRQKRQIIVPACEPKIHYTPLKTGLCYDVRMRYHAKIFTSYFEYIDPHPEDPRRIYRIYKILAENGLINDPTLSGEDDIGELMLKIPVREATVEELLQVHTKEHLEFIEKTSQMNREELLKETETGDSVYFNSDSYSAAKLPCGGAIEACKAVVEGRVKNALAVIRPPGHHAEPEMAGGFCLFSNVAVAAQNILKNYPESVRRILILDWDIHHGNGTQKAFYNDDRVLYISLHRFELGKYYPGTIHGQYDQTGEGKGEGFNCNITWPVGGVGDAEYMLAFEQIVMPMAREYRPDLVIISSGFDAADGDTIGQCHVSPSCYGHMTHMLKSLARGNLCVALEGGYNLDAIATSALSVAKILIGEPPEELPDPSKNPKLEAIEMIDKVIHVQSKYWKCFRRLGNSGCNFKEPVTESLITKNFPLQKAIRQEQFHQLEKEYGFVTLPVPKLELPEDTVLCSPDVFQESTVIIFVHDTPEIWAKRDVITGMIDPSTSITVDSPLDFIKWSLARKYGVIDVNIPQSLFEQDNYSAMITSQEVLIYLWDNFVKYFPSLSKVAFVGVGDAYSGIVHLLGHRDTRSVVKAVINFVGRKQLKPLVPLVDESLGDWYFKNSLVFSDRNNPCWVDNENKKPRRKFGRVLRCESDGINNNMEERFDEATDFILDSFEEWSDSE, from the coding sequence ATGAATACTGATAATCCAGTCAAGCAAGAGGATGAGGGCTCTAAACGCAAGCTAGAAGAGAGCCCAAATGGTCcagttgaaaagaaaccTAATGTGGCAAGTGTAAGCAATGGTAGACAGAAGCGTCAAATCATTGTTCCCGCCTGTGAGCCCAAGATTCACTACACTCCATTAAAGACTGGTTTATGTTATGATGTGAGAATGAGGTATCACgccaaaatttttacatCTTATTTTGAGTATATTGACCCACATCCTGAAGATCCAAGGAGAATTTATCGTATCTATAAAATTCTTGCGGAAAATGGGTTGATTAATGATCCTACACTaagtggtgaagatgatattgGCGAATTAATGCTTAAGATACCAGTTAGGGAAGCTACTGTGGAGGAGTTATTACAGGTGCATACTAAAGAACATCTAGAATTTATTGAGAAAACCTCGCAGATGAATCGTGAAGAACTTTTGAAGGAGACAGAGACTGGTGATTCCGTTTATTTCAATAGTGATTCTTATTCTGCAGCTAAATTGCCCTGCGGTGGTGCTATTGAAGCTTGTAAGGCAGTCGTGGAAGGACGAGTGAAAAACGCTTTAGCCGTTATTAGACCACCAGGTCATCATGCAGAACCTGAAATGGCTGGTGGATTTTGTCTTTTCAGTAACGTTGCAGTAGCAGCTCAAAACATTTTAAAAAACTACCCAGAGAGCGTAAGAAGAATTCTTATTTTGGATTGGGATATACATCATGGTAATGGTACACAAAAGGCATTTTACAACGACGACAGAGTGCTTTATATCTCATTGCATAGATTTGAATTAGGCAAATATTATCCAGGCACCATTCATGGTCAGTATGATCAAACTGGAGAGGGTAAAGGTGAAGGATTTAATTGTAACATTACATGGCCTGTGGGGGGTGTAGGTGATGCTGAGTACATGTTAgcttttgaacaaattgttATGCCTATGGCTCGTGAATACAGACCAGATCTGGTGATAATATCTTCAGGGTTTGATGCCGCTGATGGGGACACAATTGGTCAATGCCACGTGAGTCCTAGCTGTTATGGCCACATGACGCATATGCTCAAATCATTGGCCAGAGGCAACCTATGCGTGGCCCTGGAAGGTGGTTACAACTTGGATGCTATAGCAACCAGTGCTTTGAGTGTGGCTAAGATATTGATAGGCGAACCACCAGAGGAATTGCCTGATCCTTCTAAGAATCCTAAGTTGGAGGCCATTGAAATGATAGATAAAGTAATACATGTccaatccaaatattggAAATGTTTCAGAAGACTTGGCAATTCAGGTTGTAATTTTAAGGAGCCAGTCACAGAATCGTTAATAACCAAAAATTTCCCTTTACAAAAGGCTATACGTCAAGAACAATTCCATcaattagaaaaagaataCGGTTTTGTCACCTTACCTGTGCCTAAGCTAGAACTCCCCGAAGATACAGTCTTGTGCTCTCCCGACGTCTTCCAGGAATCAACGGTTATAATCTTTGTGCATGATACGCCCGAGATTTGGGCCAAAAGAGACGTAATAACTGGTATGATAGATCCTTCTACGTCCATCACCGTGGACTCTCCACTAGATTTCATTAAATGGTCGCTGGCACGCAAATACGGTGTGATAGATGTGAACATTCCTCAATCACTTTTCGAACAGGACAATTATTCAGCTATGATAACTTCTCAAGAGGTATTAATTTACTTATGGGATAATTTCGTGAAATATTTCCCGTCCTTATCGAAAGTAGCATTTGTAGGTGTTGGTGATGCTTATTCTGGTATCGTACATTTATTGGGCCATAGAGATACCAGATCAGTGGTTAAGGCCGTCATAAACTTCGTTGGAAGGAAACAGCTAAAACCTTTGGTACCACTTGTTGATGAATCGCTAGGAGATTGGTATTTCAAGAACTCACTAGTCTTTTCGGATAGAAATAATCCTTGTTGGGTTGATAACGAGAATAAAAAACCAAGAAGGAAATTTGGTAGAGTTTTAAGGTGTGAGAGTGATGGTATAAACAATAATATGGAGGAAAGGTTTGATGAAGCAACGGATTTTATTCTGGattcatttgaagaatggaGTGACAGTgaatag
- a CDS encoding putative alanine--tRNA ligase (similar to uniprot|P53960 Saccharomyces cerevisiae YNL040W Hypothetical ORF), with protein sequence MVTESLTRPTTVGALACQRNSFLFNGFKTTVISCEPVKGKPKDPVKYLVELHDTILFPEGGGQPSDSGYLKCSNDRIPVSYVSRVGLHAKHHVGQYIDPGTTVEVEVDQSKRVDYMQQHTGQHLLSAILESEPYKLDTLSWSMGGVISAKKPTLEINDYFNYIELPRKLTSQEIEQVSHKVNELISINPQQISVIERTPEAHGDVQTSKIPDDYDLEKGVLRTIHIGEIDSNPCCGTHLQRTNQIGSILISPNQTNIRGSNSRLYFMCGNRVVNYGMAVNKLVGTAKSSLSCLESEIPEKIDRQRDLIQKSSKREQFWIKELASYESDRLLAKVKEAGKAFLLKDEYGTLEFLLQVFKEFTNKLGKTPNEYQLVLCGREKSTESGSVLIVSESGEKISTIAASLSGVVPTLKGGGGKKGGKWQGKIVKFTENDWKSVKNYLETEF encoded by the coding sequence ATGGTTACGGAATCATTAACAAGACCAACAACCGTTGGTGCATTGGCCTGTCAACGTAATTCTTTCCTGTTTAACGGGTTTAAAACTACTGTTATCTCTTGTGAACCGGTTAAGGGGAAACCAAAAGATCCCGTCAAGTATTTGGTAGAATTACATGATACGATTCTTTTCCCTGAAGGTGGCGGTCAACCAAGTGATTCAGGATATCTAAAATGTTCAAATGACAGGATTCCCGTTTCATACGTTTCGAGAGTCGGATTACATGCTAAGCACCATGTGGGACAATACATAGATCCGGGGACTACAGTTGAAGTGGAAGTTGATCAAAGTAAAAGAGTTGATTATATGCAACAGCATACAGGTCAACATCTGCTGAGTGCAATCTTAGAATCAGAACCTTATAAATTGGATACATTATCATGGTCGATGGGTGGTGTAATTTCAGCTAAAAAGCCAACTTTGGAAATCAATGATTATTTCAATTACATTGAATTACCACGTAAATTGACAtcacaagaaattgaacaagttTCTCATAAGGTAAATGAACTTATTTCGATTAATCCACAACAAATTTCTGTCATTGAAAGAACACCAGAAGCGCATGGAGATGTACAGACTTCAAAGATTCCAGACGACTACGACCTGGAAAAAGGTGTATTAAGAACGATCCacattggtgaaattgattctaATCCATGTTGTGGAACTCATTTACAAAGGACTAACcaaattggatcaattttaatttcaccGAATCAAACAAATATAAGAGGATCGAATTCAAGGTTATATTTTATGTGTGGTAATCGTGTGGTCAACTATGGTATGGCGGTTAATAAATTGGTAGGTACAGCAAAGAGTTCACTAAGCTGTTTGGAATCTGAAATTCCTGAAAAGATCGATAGACAAAGGGACttgattcaaaaatctagtaaaagagaacaattctggattaaagaattggcttCATATGAATCTGATAGATTATTAGCCAAAGTAAAGGAAGCTGGTAAGGCATTCTTACTAAAGGATGAATATGGTACTTTAGAGTTTTTATTACAggttttcaaagaatttaccaataaATTGGGCAAGACTCCAAATGAATATCAATTAGTATTATGTGGACGTGAAAAATCAACAGAATCTGGATCAGTATTGATTGTTTCGGAgtctggtgaaaaaatttctACCATTGCAGCTTCGCTATCTGGTGTGGTCCCAACTCTaaaaggtggtggtggtaagaaGGGCGGTAAATGGCAaggtaaaattgttaaatttacCGAGAACGACTGGAAATCTGTTAAAAATTATTTAGAAACAGAATTCTAA
- the RCM1 gene encoding rRNA (cytosine-C5-)-methyltransferase RCM1 (similar to uniprot|P53972 Saccharomyces cerevisiae YNL022C), which translates to MDFYRDSTWILEYLEAEEKKGKLSGSLQSNVLKTCTKYKVKNNPKHIYAVVASCWKYRMYLERIMHKSGILKTIPQKKGKPAFSRLTIMLLCHDLLISKQKRIQMGKHPIKDYVLKYKTRLHAELVKLKVKLKVKELSELVDQDDGDDATPVRWIRINPLKCDIPVVVEQLNKKFPHRVDHWDQLSPGSIYYDEYVPNLFGIHPSEKITSHDLYKQGKVIIQDRASCLPAHILNPGKEDVVMDACAAPGNKTTHLAAHIISAAGDSNGGQAQIHAFEKEPARAKVLQKMTSQAGCGSLVKIHVGDFTRLAVPDQFEDVTAALVDPSCSGSGIFGRKSLESSNDSQDQKLQDRLSKLSSFQFQVVKHAMSMPNARKIVYSTCSVHAEENERVVIDLLLDSKVKEWGWQLSPRSEVVPTWPRRGIAEEFEEVFRDDKPKCQLLAESCIRALPREDGGIGFFAVCFQR; encoded by the coding sequence ATGGATTTCTACAGGGACTCTACGTGGATTCTAGAATACTTGGAAGCCGAGGAGAAGAAGGGCAAGTTGTCAGGTTCATTGCAGAGCAATGTGCTGAAGACTTGTACTAAGTACAAGGTTAAGAATAATCCTAAGCACATCTATGCAGTGGTAGCATCTTGTTGGAAGTACAGAATGTATCTGGAAAGGATAATGCATAAATCTGGGATCCTGAAGACTATTCCACAGAAGAAGGGCAAACCAGCATTCTCGAGGTTAACGATAATGTTATTGTGTCATGACCTTTTGATATCGAAGCAAAAGAGGATTCAGATGGGAAAGCATCCTATAAAGGACTACGTGTTGAAATATAAGACAAGGTTACATGCTGAGTTGGTCAAATTGAAAGTAAAGTTAAAGGTTAAAGAGTTATCGGAGTTGGTGGATCAAGATGATGGAGATGATGCGACGCCGGTAAGATGGATTAGAATCAATCCATTGAAGTGTGACATTCCTGTGGTTGTCGAACAGCTGAACAAGAAGTTTCCACATCGTGTTGATCATTGGGATCAATTGTCTCCAGGATCCATATACTACGACGAATACGTACCGAATCTATTTGGTATTCATCCAAGTGAAAAGATCACTTCCCATGATCTGTATAAGCAGGGCAAGGTTATAATTCAAGATCGTGCATCCTGTCTTCCAGCTCATATTTTGAATCCTGGTAAGGAAGATGTGGTCATGGATGCATGTGCCGCTCCTGGTAACAAGACCACGCATCTAGCGGCTCACATTATAAGTGCTGCAGGCGACTCAAATGGTGGACAAGCACAAATCCATGCATTCGAAAAAGAACCCGCAAGAGCTAAGGTTTTACAAAAAATGACTTCACAAGCCGGTTGTGGATCTCTTGTCAAGATTCATGTGGGTGATTTTACCCGATTGGCGGTACCAGaccaatttgaagatgttacTGCTGCTCTTGTCGATCCCAGTTGTTCAGGAAGCGGTATCTTTGGACGTAAATCCTTGGAGTCTTCGAATGATTCACAAGATCAAAAGTTACAAGATCGTCTAAGCAAGCTTTCATCATTCCAGTTCCAAGTGGTTAAGCACGCAATGAGTATGCCTAATGCAAGGAAAATTGTCTATAGCACTTGTTCAGTGCATGCAGAAGAAAACGAAAGAGTTGTAATAGATTTGCTACTGGACAGTAAAGTTAAGGAATGGGGGTGGCAGCTATCACCAAGATCTGAAGTTGTGCCCACCTGGCCACGTAGAGGCATAGCAGAAGAATTCGAGGAGGTATTCAGAGATGATAAACCAAAATGCCAACTTTTGGCAGAAAGTTGTATTAGGGCTTTACCTCGAGAAGACGGAGGTATCGGATTCTTTGCCGTATGCTTTCAAAGGTAA